One Acidobacteriota bacterium genomic window, GCCCTCGGGCGAGAGATCGCGGTTGGCGGTGGTGTCCGCTGCCAGCACGGCTCGGCCTGCGCGCATGGCTTCGAGTCCGGCTGGGTTCGGGGCGTTGTTTGCCTCAGTCAATGCCGTTGCTGTCAAAACAACGTCGGCGCTGTGCAACGCCCGCGCGCGCTGTTGCGGCGTTACCAGGCGCACCGCGCGGCTGATCCCCGCTGCCGCCAGCTTGTCGCGCAGCGCCGCCGCGGCGGGATCGCCTTCGAGCAGCAGCACGATATTCTGCACCCCGGGATTTTCCATCCCGGGGTTCTCGACCTCGGAGAGGACCTGCGCGAACGCGCTCAACACTAAATCGAAATCGAGGTCGGCGGTGTGGACGTCGTTAAGGTGAAGGCCGGGGGCGAAGAAGGTGACGGCGCCGTGCGGCAGGGCGCCATTCGCGTATTCGCCGCGCAGCCAGTCGCCATTTGCGTATTCGCCACTCGCGGATCCGCCGTTTGCATATTCCAGGCCCGCGATCGGGTCTGGGACCACGAAGATGTGCTCCTCCGCCGTGCCCCGCTCGCGCGCGGTCGCGCGCCGCGACGGCCGATGCACCACGACAGCCTGGGCGCGGGTGAGAACGAACTGCTCTGCGACGCGCAGCGAGCGCGCCAGCCATTGCTGGCTCGGATCCGCGTCGTGCTCCACACAGTCGCGCAGGTCATAGACCACCACCGGCCAGTTCCGCACTCCGGACATCCCCGCGGCGAAGCAGTGCGCATGCACGATCTCCATGGCTGCGGCGCCGGCGCAATCGGCGAGCGACTTCCGCCACTGGCGCACCTCCTGCCAGATGCTCAACAGCGAGACCCCACCCTCTTCCAACGGCGGCGTGCGCAGGTACAGCTCGATCGATCCGTGGCCCTGGGGCGTCACCAGCACCGGATGCATCCCCAGATCGCGTTGCGCCTCGGCCAGCTCGATTACCCCGCGCACATGCTCGGTGGCATGCATCACGCTCCACGGCCGAGTGCCGTTTGCATACGTGTGTCCGCCTGCGCTCTCGGCGGCCGCCGCCGCCGTTTTGCGGCTGGTGCGTTGTTTGGGCGTGGTCTCGAGCGTTTGCATCTTCAGTGTGCGGGTCTCGAGCGTGGGGATGTTGGAGAGCATCAGGCCTCTTTGCGCTGCTTGAGCATAAGGTCGGAATAGAGGACGACCTGGTTGCGTCCGCCGGCTTTTGCCGCATAGAGCGCGGCATCCGCGTACTCGATCAGGTCGCGTTTGAACTGCGCGTCGGTGTCGAACACGGCGATGCCGATCGAGATGGTCAGATGCTCCACCGCGTCGACGGAACCGGCAAAGAACTTGGACTGGGCGACCGCGTTGCGCAAGCGCTCGGCGACGAACAGGGCGCCGCCGGCCGCGGTTTCCGGCAGGATGATGACGAACTCTTCGCCACCGTAACGCGCCACCGTGTCTACCTCGCGCATGTCCTTCATCAGGATGGCAGTCACGTCACGCAATACCTGGTCGCCCACGTGGTGTCCGTAGTGATCGTTGAGTTGCTTGAAGTGGTCGATGTCGACCATCAGGAGCGCCAGGCCGGCTTGCTTGCGCTCGGCGCGTTTTATCTCGAGGTCGAGTTGCTGCTCGAAGTAGCCGCGCGTCTTCAAGCCGGTCAGGTAATCGGTGAAGGCGAAGCGCAACAGTCCTTCGTTGGCATACTCACGGGTGAGCTGATTCTCGGCGACCAAGGCCAGCACCCAGAGCAGCTGCGCGTCTTCCTTCGTAAAGGCGGGCTTCGTAAAGGCGGGCCTGGTGAAGGCCGAGCGCCGTGCCGCGAAGAGCTGGATCGATCCCATCACCTGGTTGGCGGCGAATAACGGCACCACCAAAGCCATCTCGCTGCCGACCGCTTCGAGGAAGGCGTCGGCCTGCAGGTTCTTTCCCGCCGCGATCAGCAGCGGACGGCCGTACTTCGCCGCCCAGAGGTTCAGGATGTTCCCTCGCGCGTAGACCTCGCTCGGCGCCGCGTCCATCCCGCGCGTGGCCCGCGGTTCCCCTTTCTGGTCTTCCTCCTCCCAGAAGTAGACGAGAGCCCGGTCGAAGGCTGCGATCTCGCCGGCAAAGTCGCACAAGATGTCGAGGGTGGCTTCGAGCTGCATCTGCAATCCGGTCAGCATGCTCAAGCGCAGCAGCACGTTGAGCTCGCGCCAGCGACCCTCTACTGTGGGTTGTGGCAACTCGGAGAACACCTCTACGACGAACTGCTCCGGGGACACGCTGTCTCGGTCGAAGACCATGGGCAAGGGGGCGGAGCCGAACGAGCGGGAGCGCTCCGTGCCTTCCTCTGCTGCAACGGGGCTGCCACACCGGTTTAGCGGGCGACTCCGTAGGATTACCGGGAAGTGCTCTGTTGTCTTTGATTTGCGGGGATAAGCGAATCGTGCCAGGGGCGAGGAGCAATCGGCGGGTGCTCTGGGTAGGAACCGGACCGCCCTACACTGGCAGCCGGTTACCACCGGCGTATCAAAACGTGACATTGACACCTACCCTGAAACGTACCCCTTAAGAGGTGCGCTTGAAGGTAACTGCAAGACGCGACCGTGTACTCCGGAGTACCGGCGGAGGAGTAACTCGCCCATAAACCTCGCCACAAGTTGCATTTGCTTTGGTGCATCGCTCGGGATAGGATGGTTGCGGTTCTGAGGCAGCGGCCCCCGCGCTGCGCTCGGCGTTTCAACATCGCAGTACCCTAGAGTCCTTCCACAATCGAGCGGCCACAACCAGCTGACGGCGGAAGCTCGCGTCAGCCATGTACTCCGGAGACGCTGACATGGCATGGTACGCATACTGCATCACTGAGCAACAAGCCTTCCAAGGTAACTCTCGCGCCCGTCGTCCTTTCACCATTCCCAGCTTGCAAGGCATAGGGGGCGCCAAGATCATGGGCTACCCCAGCGGCGAGTTTGCCGTGATCGTGAGCGAGTGGACGAAACGTGGGGACCTCGATCAGAAAGCCATCCTCGAACACGCACACGTGATCAGTGAGTGTTTCCGCAATACCACCGTGCTTCCCTTCCGCTTTGGCACTGTCTTCGAGAGGGATGAGGACCTGCGCCGGGCGGTCCGCGGCAACCGCAAGGCCTTCGTCGCCAGCGTGACCCGGCTGCGCGGCAAGGCTGAGATGCACCTCAAACTGCTGGTGCGCGATGGGTCGCTGCGCCAGATGATGGACGATGTGGAACTGCCGACCG contains:
- a CDS encoding glycosyltransferase, which encodes MLSNIPTLETRTLKMQTLETTPKQRTSRKTAAAAAESAGGHTYANGTRPWSVMHATEHVRGVIELAEAQRDLGMHPVLVTPQGHGSIELYLRTPPLEEGGVSLLSIWQEVRQWRKSLADCAGAAAMEIVHAHCFAAGMSGVRNWPVVVYDLRDCVEHDADPSQQWLARSLRVAEQFVLTRAQAVVVHRPSRRATARERGTAEEHIFVVPDPIAGLEYANGGSASGEYANGDWLRGEYANGALPHGAVTFFAPGLHLNDVHTADLDFDLVLSAFAQVLSEVENPGMENPGVQNIVLLLEGDPAAAALRDKLAAAGISRAVRLVTPQQRARALHSADVVLTATALTEANNAPNPAGLEAMRAGRAVLAADTTANRDLSPEG
- a CDS encoding sensor domain-containing diguanylate cyclase — its product is MVFDRDSVSPEQFVVEVFSELPQPTVEGRWRELNVLLRLSMLTGLQMQLEATLDILCDFAGEIAAFDRALVYFWEEEDQKGEPRATRGMDAAPSEVYARGNILNLWAAKYGRPLLIAAGKNLQADAFLEAVGSEMALVVPLFAANQVMGSIQLFAARRSAFTRPAFTKPAFTKEDAQLLWVLALVAENQLTREYANEGLLRFAFTDYLTGLKTRGYFEQQLDLEIKRAERKQAGLALLMVDIDHFKQLNDHYGHHVGDQVLRDVTAILMKDMREVDTVARYGGEEFVIILPETAAGGALFVAERLRNAVAQSKFFAGSVDAVEHLTISIGIAVFDTDAQFKRDLIEYADAALYAAKAGGRNQVVLYSDLMLKQRKEA
- a CDS encoding GvpL/GvpF family gas vesicle protein, giving the protein MAWYAYCITEQQAFQGNSRARRPFTIPSLQGIGGAKIMGYPSGEFAVIVSEWTKRGDLDQKAILEHAHVISECFRNTTVLPFRFGTVFERDEDLRRAVRGNRKAFVASVTRLRGKAEMHLKLLVRDGSLRQMMDDVELPTATGGVYLTKLREKAAKQRERLTKARALSVQVQKLFHPLDADVSCKRVDAGGMLIDIAHLIDHASVEKYQNRYTNAASKLKDCELAISGPWPPYHFMPGKLRSVPNS